Within Deltaproteobacteria bacterium GWC2_65_14, the genomic segment ATCGGGTCCTTGATGCCGGCCATCTTGTAGGCCTGCAGCCCCGCGGATCGCCCCGCCCGGAAGGAGTGGACGCCGGGGTACTTCAGCTTCCCGTAGTCGCTCTCCTTTTCGTTGGGCGCCAGGATGACCTTCCCGTGCGGACGGTCGGCGAAGCGCATGAAATCGGTCCCCGTGCCGACCCCGCTGATCCGGACCGGCTTGTCGGTGAGCTTGAAGGCCGTCTCCTCGTCGGTCAGGATGCAGACCGCCGCCCCGTCCGACATCACGCAGATGTCCAGCAGCGTCAGCGGGTAGGCGACCATCTGGGAGTCGCGCACATCCTGGATCGTGAGCTTCCGCCGCTTCTGGGCGTACGGGTTGTAGCAGGCGTTCCTGTGATTCTTCACCGACACCATCGCCATCTGCTCTACCGTGGTGCCGAACTCGTGCATGTGCCGGTTCACCATCATCGCGTAGTACCCCGAGTAGAAACCGCCGACGGGGTAGTCGAAGTTCGTGTCCGAGGCGTGCGCGATGAACTCGTTCCCCTTCCAGGTCTGGACCCGGGACATCGTCTCGAATCCGAAGACCACGCAGCAGTTCATCCGTCCCGAGGCCACCGCCTCCCACCCCGACTGGAAGGACAGCCCCCCGGTGGCGCCGCCGCCTTCCACCCGCTTGTTCGGCTTGGGGCAGAGACCGAGGTAGTCGGTCGCCATGATCCCCGCCATCAGCTGCCGAGTGAAGTGATCCGAGAAGTAGGAGGCGACCGAGCCGTCGATCGTCTCCCGCTTGAGCTTCGGAAGGTCGCCGTAGGCGTAG encodes:
- a CDS encoding acetyl-CoA acetyltransferase (Catalyzes the synthesis of acetoacetyl coenzyme A from two molecules of acetyl coenzyme A. It can also act as a thiolase, catalyzing the reverse reaction and generating two-carbon units from the four-carbon product of fatty acid oxidation), with the translated sequence MRPVYMVSGGVSKFEKARPDATFQKMVKEAFDYAYGDLPKLKRETIDGSVASYFSDHFTRQLMAGIMATDYLGLCPKPNKRVEGGGATGGLSFQSGWEAVASGRMNCCVVFGFETMSRVQTWKGNEFIAHASDTNFDYPVGGFYSGYYAMMVNRHMHEFGTTVEQMAMVSVKNHRNACYNPYAQKRRKLTIQDVRDSQMVAYPLTLLDICVMSDGAAVCILTDEETAFKLTDKPVRISGVGTGTDFMRFADRPHGKVILAPNEKESDYGKLKYPGVHSFRAGRSAGLQAYKMAGIKDPIREIDFIELHDAYTSSEIQTYEDLALCKYGDGGTFVEEGHPFLPQIDYGLKLKKKGTIPINPSGGLIACGHPVGATGLMQAVFAFWQIQGRIRQHFGSGELQLKKADRGLIHSHAGTGTYVTVSILERGW